One genomic segment of Rhizobium sp. 11515TR includes these proteins:
- a CDS encoding ABC transporter permease gives MDFDFLSSTMVTLLKAVPMTLLLFFLSILCGGILALVIVAMRVSGNPILSGFAKGYIFVFRGSPLLIQMFLVFYGLAQFSIIRYSFLWPFLREPVVCAILSLALCTAGYSAEIFRGGIRAVSPKEIEAARSIGMSGFLLVRRIIAPIAFRHALPAYSTEIVLMMKSTALASLVTVWEVTGVAQRLISQTYRTMEVFICAAIIYLVLNFIILQAMALLEYSLSRHRRAIPPALKA, from the coding sequence ATGGATTTCGATTTCCTTTCAAGCACGATGGTCACGCTGCTGAAAGCGGTGCCGATGACTTTGCTGCTGTTCTTCCTGTCGATCCTGTGCGGCGGCATTCTAGCGCTCGTCATCGTCGCCATGCGCGTCAGCGGCAATCCGATTCTGTCCGGCTTTGCCAAAGGTTACATTTTCGTGTTCCGCGGCTCGCCGCTGCTGATCCAGATGTTTCTGGTCTTCTACGGTTTGGCGCAATTCTCGATCATCCGCTACTCCTTCCTCTGGCCCTTCCTGCGCGAGCCGGTCGTCTGCGCGATCCTGTCGCTGGCGCTTTGCACCGCCGGCTATTCGGCCGAGATCTTCCGCGGCGGCATCCGTGCCGTTTCACCGAAGGAGATCGAAGCAGCACGCTCGATCGGCATGTCCGGCTTCCTGTTGGTGCGCCGCATCATCGCGCCGATCGCCTTCCGGCACGCGCTGCCGGCCTATTCGACCGAGATCGTGCTGATGATGAAATCGACGGCGCTTGCGAGCCTCGTCACGGTCTGGGAGGTCACCGGCGTTGCCCAGCGGCTCATCTCGCAGACCTATCGCACGATGGAAGTCTTTATCTGTGCCGCAATCATCTACCTCGTGCTGAATTTCATCATTCTGCAGGCCATGGCCCTGCTGGAATATTCTCTATCCCGCCATCGCCGCGCCATCCCGCCGGCGCTGAAAGCCTAA
- a CDS encoding ABC transporter permease — MASLQLLGFGSNGWGALLLVAALMTLAVTATALAIGAVLGAVIAFAKLSGSMVLKTIGNIYTTVFRGVPELLIIYLIYFGGSSAVTSIGKWLGYDGFLGLPSFAAGALAVGIISGAYQAEVFRGAYLAISKGELEAASAIGMHRGLRLRRIIIPQVFRFAIPGLGNVWQLSLKDSALISVTGLAELMRTSQVAAGSTRQYFLFFIAGGILYLVLTSLSDRIFNKAERRANRSMPAATIGQA; from the coding sequence ATGGCAAGCTTGCAATTGCTGGGCTTCGGCTCGAACGGATGGGGCGCGCTGCTGCTTGTTGCCGCCTTGATGACGCTCGCCGTCACGGCAACCGCCTTGGCCATCGGCGCCGTCCTTGGCGCGGTCATTGCCTTCGCGAAGCTCTCGGGAAGCATGGTGCTGAAGACGATCGGCAATATCTACACCACCGTTTTCCGTGGCGTTCCCGAGCTTCTGATCATCTATCTGATCTATTTCGGTGGTTCGTCGGCGGTAACGTCCATCGGCAAATGGCTCGGCTATGATGGCTTTCTTGGCCTGCCATCCTTTGCCGCCGGTGCTCTCGCTGTCGGCATCATTTCCGGCGCTTATCAGGCAGAGGTTTTCCGTGGAGCCTATCTCGCCATTTCCAAGGGCGAGCTGGAGGCAGCGTCTGCGATCGGCATGCATCGCGGTCTGCGCCTGCGCCGTATCATCATTCCGCAGGTCTTCCGTTTCGCCATTCCCGGCCTCGGCAATGTCTGGCAGCTCAGCCTCAAGGACTCCGCTTTGATCTCGGTCACCGGCCTTGCGGAATTGATGCGCACCAGCCAGGTCGCTGCCGGCTCGACCCGCCAGTATTTCCTCTTCTTCATCGCCGGCGGCATTCTCTATCTGGTCCTGACCAGTCTGTCGGACCGCATCTTCAACAAGGCCGAACGACGCGCCAATCGCAGCATGCCGGCTGCGACGATCGGCCAGGCTTGA
- a CDS encoding transporter substrate-binding domain-containing protein produces the protein MKFSAILLSGVVAAAAFAVPAFAKDWKTATITLEGAYAPWNMTNADGTLGGFEPELAKVLCERAKIDCKLVASDWDGMIPALNAGKFDVIMDALSITDERKQVIGFTIPYAATPAAFATAKDSPLANAAGTGTTIKMTPGQTGVKEIDVLKEAFKGKTIGIQAATVYAKFVYDNFGSIATIREYKTGADRDLDLQNGRIDLGFDDAVYFANAFASANDSLAFTGPEIAGSIWGEGEGLGIRKADTDLRDKFNEAIKSALADGTIKTLSMKWFKVDVSPN, from the coding sequence ATGAAATTCAGTGCAATTCTCTTGTCGGGCGTCGTGGCTGCCGCCGCTTTTGCCGTGCCGGCCTTCGCCAAGGACTGGAAGACGGCAACGATCACCCTGGAAGGTGCTTACGCGCCGTGGAACATGACGAATGCTGACGGTACGCTCGGCGGCTTCGAGCCGGAGCTTGCCAAGGTTCTGTGCGAGCGCGCCAAGATCGATTGCAAGCTCGTCGCTTCCGACTGGGATGGCATGATCCCGGCGCTGAACGCCGGCAAGTTCGACGTCATCATGGATGCTCTGTCGATCACCGACGAGCGCAAGCAGGTCATCGGCTTCACCATTCCTTATGCTGCAACGCCCGCCGCTTTTGCGACCGCAAAGGATAGCCCGCTTGCCAATGCCGCCGGCACCGGCACCACGATCAAGATGACCCCCGGCCAGACCGGCGTCAAGGAAATCGACGTGCTGAAGGAAGCCTTCAAGGGCAAGACGATCGGTATCCAGGCTGCAACCGTCTATGCCAAGTTCGTCTATGACAATTTCGGCTCGATCGCCACGATCCGCGAATACAAGACCGGTGCCGACCGCGATCTCGACCTGCAGAACGGCCGTATCGATCTCGGCTTTGACGACGCCGTCTACTTCGCGAACGCTTTCGCCAGCGCCAATGATTCTCTCGCCTTCACCGGCCCGGAAATCGCCGGCTCCATCTGGGGCGAAGGCGAAGGCCTGGGCATCCGCAAGGCCGATACCGATCTGCGCGACAAGTTCAACGAAGCGATCAAGTCTGCCCTTGCAGATGGCACCATCAAGACCCTGTCGATGAAGTGGTTCAAGGTCGACGTCAGCCCGAATTGA
- the hutC gene encoding histidine utilization repressor, with protein sequence MKRSGEMKRELAENDTAPLYAGVKQMILDRIHSGEWPPKYRVPSENELVVELGVSKMTANRALRELANEGELVRIQGVGSFVAERKGASALFEVRNIAEEIAERGHSHQASVVVLAREAASPHIADALELDIGSPVFHSLIVHSENGVPVQIEDRHVHPDAAPDYLQQDFTDMTPNAYLSAVAPLSGSEHVVEAVMPQAWECKLLTILKTEPCLTIWRRTWSARGIVSTARLVYPGHRYRLESQSGKPSDR encoded by the coding sequence ATGAAGCGTTCCGGCGAGATGAAACGCGAACTGGCGGAAAATGATACCGCGCCTCTCTATGCCGGCGTCAAGCAAATGATACTCGACCGCATTCATAGTGGCGAGTGGCCGCCCAAATATCGCGTTCCCTCCGAAAACGAATTGGTGGTCGAACTTGGCGTCAGCAAGATGACGGCCAATCGTGCGCTGCGGGAACTGGCCAATGAAGGCGAACTCGTTCGCATCCAGGGCGTCGGCTCCTTCGTCGCCGAGCGCAAGGGGGCATCGGCGCTGTTCGAGGTCCGCAACATCGCCGAGGAGATCGCCGAACGCGGCCATTCCCATCAGGCAAGCGTAGTCGTTCTCGCCCGGGAAGCCGCATCACCCCACATTGCCGACGCATTGGAACTCGACATCGGATCGCCGGTTTTCCATTCGCTGATCGTGCATAGCGAGAACGGCGTGCCGGTCCAGATCGAGGACCGGCATGTCCATCCGGACGCCGCCCCCGATTACCTGCAGCAGGACTTTACCGACATGACGCCGAACGCCTATCTCTCCGCCGTTGCCCCGCTCAGCGGCTCGGAACATGTCGTCGAAGCCGTCATGCCGCAAGCCTGGGAATGCAAGCTGCTGACGATCCTGAAGACCGAACCCTGCCTGACGATCTGGAGGCGCACCTGGTCGGCGCGCGGCATCGTCTCTACAGCGCGGCTGGTTTATCCGGGACATCGCTATCGGCTGGAGAGCCAAAGCGGCAAACCATCTGATCGTTAG
- a CDS encoding Lrp/AsnC family transcriptional regulator yields MTLAKYIPDDLDRRIIAHLRADGRASLSKLSDVLGVARGTVQNRLDRLIETGTLLGFTVRVREDYEEQTVHAVMMIEVVGKSTTQVIRKLRGLPEIYSLHTTNGNWDLVANIRATSLSDFDRVLREVRMIDGVANSETSLLLSSL; encoded by the coding sequence ATGACGCTCGCCAAATATATTCCCGATGATCTCGACCGGCGTATCATCGCTCATCTGCGTGCCGACGGGCGGGCTTCGCTCTCCAAACTGTCCGATGTTTTGGGCGTCGCGCGTGGTACCGTGCAGAACCGGCTGGATCGACTGATAGAGACCGGCACGTTGCTTGGCTTCACCGTAAGGGTTCGGGAAGACTATGAAGAGCAGACCGTGCATGCCGTCATGATGATCGAAGTCGTCGGGAAATCGACGACACAGGTCATCCGCAAACTGCGCGGCCTTCCCGAAATTTATTCGCTGCACACGACGAATGGCAATTGGGATCTGGTCGCCAATATCCGAGCGACCAGCCTATCCGACTTCGACCGCGTCTTGCGCGAGGTGCGGATGATCGATGGCGTCGCGAACAGCGAGACCAGTCTTTTGCTGAGCAGCCTGTGA
- a CDS encoding ornithine cyclodeaminase, producing the protein MSAPLPSERAFIPFVSVENMMRLVHHIGIETALIELTDAIEADFRRWDLFDKTPRVASHSHDGVIELMPTSDGAVYSFKYVNGHPKNMAQGLQTVTAFGLLAEVSTGYPVLLTEMTLLTALRTAATSAMAAKHLAPANSRRLTLIGNGAQAEFQALAMKAVLGIEEVRLYDIDPKATEKTVRNLAKTGLKLVPCTSAQAAIEGADIITTCTADKQYATILTDNMVGAGVHINAIGGDCPGKTELHRDILLRSDTFVEYPPQTRIEGEIQQMDADYPVTELWQVVSGRAPGRSSERQITLFDSVGFAIEDFSALRYVREKLASTDYFQKLDIIADPDDPRDLFGMLLRAA; encoded by the coding sequence ATGTCCGCACCGCTCCCATCGGAAAGAGCTTTCATTCCCTTCGTCAGCGTCGAGAACATGATGCGGCTCGTCCATCACATCGGCATCGAAACCGCGCTCATCGAACTCACGGACGCTATCGAAGCGGATTTCCGCCGCTGGGACCTTTTCGACAAGACGCCTCGCGTCGCTTCTCATTCGCATGATGGCGTCATCGAGTTGATGCCGACCTCGGATGGGGCGGTCTACAGCTTCAAATATGTCAACGGCCATCCGAAAAACATGGCGCAGGGCCTGCAGACGGTGACCGCCTTCGGTCTGCTTGCTGAGGTCTCAACCGGCTACCCTGTGCTGCTAACGGAAATGACGCTGCTGACGGCGCTGCGCACGGCGGCAACCTCGGCGATGGCGGCCAAACATCTCGCGCCGGCCAATTCGCGGCGCCTCACCTTGATCGGCAATGGCGCACAGGCCGAATTTCAGGCACTGGCGATGAAGGCGGTGCTCGGCATAGAAGAGGTCCGCCTTTACGACATTGATCCCAAGGCAACGGAAAAGACCGTCCGCAATCTCGCAAAGACTGGCTTGAAGCTCGTGCCCTGCACCTCGGCCCAGGCAGCAATCGAAGGTGCCGACATCATCACGACCTGCACGGCCGACAAGCAGTATGCCACGATCCTCACCGACAACATGGTCGGCGCCGGCGTGCACATCAACGCCATCGGCGGCGATTGCCCTGGCAAGACCGAACTCCACCGCGACATCCTGCTGCGCTCCGACACTTTCGTCGAATATCCGCCGCAGACCCGCATCGAAGGCGAAATCCAGCAGATGGACGCGGACTATCCGGTCACAGAACTCTGGCAGGTCGTGAGCGGCCGAGCGCCGGGCCGTAGCAGCGAAAGGCAGATCACGCTGTTCGACAGCGTCGGCTTTGCGATCGAGGATTTTTCCGCCCTGCGCTACGTCCGCGAAAAGCTGGCCAGCACGGACTATTTCCAGAAGCTCGACATCATCGCCGACCCCGACGATCCGCGCGACCTCTTCGGCATGCTGCTGCGCGCAGCCTAA
- a CDS encoding MFS transporter, producing MSQVERSAISKVSKRLVPFIALMFFINFLDRTAISFAGPNGMTTDLALTAAQFGFAAGIFFFGYIVLEIPSNLALHKYGARRWLARIMVSWGIVALLFTWVSSATELYVLRFLLGVAEAGFFPGAILFLSMWVPAKHRSKILALFYLAQPLTTVIGAPFAATLIQMHGLFGLEGWRVMFFGVAIPAVIVGIITWFYLADRPDDARWLTQAEKDWLNRALASEEKAKAAAHGKMTGLALTDGRVWLLSVIYFGLIYGLYALAFFLPTIIAGFETKFGTKFDVFDKGLITAIPYLPAAFALFFWSRDASRRGVRPWHIGIPALVGAFSIPAALYMGSPEATIVMITLTACAIFSALPNFWAIPSRFLTGPAAAAGIALINTIGNIAGFAAPYVTGLVKDATGLYELPMFIVGALMLLSALLAFSLNGRVREPELVAYGSKG from the coding sequence ATGTCACAGGTCGAGCGCTCGGCCATATCAAAGGTCTCGAAGCGGCTGGTGCCGTTCATCGCCTTGATGTTTTTCATCAACTTCCTTGACCGCACGGCGATTTCCTTCGCCGGGCCGAACGGCATGACGACGGATCTGGCGCTGACGGCGGCGCAGTTCGGCTTCGCCGCGGGTATTTTCTTCTTCGGCTATATCGTGCTGGAGATTCCGAGCAATCTGGCGCTTCACAAATATGGTGCGCGCCGCTGGCTTGCCCGCATCATGGTGAGCTGGGGCATCGTCGCACTCTTGTTCACCTGGGTATCGAGCGCGACGGAGCTCTATGTGCTGCGCTTCCTCCTCGGCGTTGCCGAAGCCGGCTTCTTCCCGGGGGCGATCCTGTTCTTGAGCATGTGGGTGCCGGCCAAGCATCGCAGCAAAATCCTGGCACTGTTCTACCTTGCCCAGCCGTTGACAACAGTTATCGGCGCACCCTTTGCGGCCACGCTGATCCAGATGCATGGCCTCTTCGGCCTGGAAGGCTGGCGCGTCATGTTCTTCGGCGTTGCCATTCCGGCTGTCATCGTCGGCATCATCACCTGGTTCTACCTTGCGGATCGGCCGGATGATGCGAGATGGCTGACCCAGGCCGAGAAGGATTGGCTGAACCGGGCGCTTGCCAGCGAGGAAAAGGCAAAGGCCGCCGCTCATGGCAAGATGACCGGCCTCGCCTTGACGGACGGCCGCGTCTGGCTGCTGTCGGTCATCTATTTCGGCCTGATCTACGGCCTCTATGCGCTGGCCTTCTTCCTGCCGACGATCATTGCCGGCTTCGAAACGAAATTTGGCACCAAGTTCGATGTCTTCGATAAGGGGCTGATTACCGCTATCCCCTACCTGCCTGCGGCTTTTGCCCTCTTCTTCTGGAGCCGCGATGCGTCCAGACGCGGTGTGCGGCCGTGGCACATCGGCATTCCAGCCCTGGTTGGCGCCTTCAGCATTCCGGCCGCGCTTTATATGGGCTCGCCTGAAGCGACGATCGTGATGATCACACTGACGGCTTGCGCGATCTTTTCCGCCCTGCCAAACTTTTGGGCCATTCCGTCGCGCTTCCTGACCGGGCCGGCGGCTGCGGCCGGCATCGCTCTGATCAATACGATCGGCAATATTGCGGGCTTTGCCGCACCCTATGTGACGGGTCTCGTCAAGGATGCGACCGGCCTCTATGAGCTGCCGATGTTCATCGTAGGCGCACTGATGCTGTTGTCGGCCCTGCTGGCCTTCTCGTTGAATGGGCGGGTCCGCGAGCCGGAACTGGTTGCTTACGGCAGCAAGGGCTGA
- a CDS encoding LysR substrate-binding domain-containing protein, whose amino-acid sequence MSSPLPSLNALKAFEATARHRSMTLAADELCVTHGAISRHIRGLEETLGVILVTRRAHSTEPTPEGSRLAEGLASAFGLMQASVERVRPSPLTLSCSSSIMMGWIIPRIGQFHERHPHIALQFNMNYDQVDFVRDKISLAIRSSVIDPPKDAIIRELGGEAIGPVCSPEYLNRSGISRPDDMEHAAILSTQTRPQAWSDWQAIAGQTDLRLTPQAAFDHFYLLIQAAACGLGMAVVPQMLVLDQLASGRLVAPFGFLPGPRRMVLWIAPHIAGRPDALALERWLTAEMHARPDT is encoded by the coding sequence ATGAGCAGCCCTCTTCCATCCTTGAATGCGCTGAAGGCATTCGAAGCAACTGCGCGGCATAGGTCGATGACGCTTGCCGCCGACGAGCTCTGCGTTACGCATGGCGCGATCAGCCGACACATTCGCGGGCTGGAGGAGACGCTCGGCGTCATCCTCGTGACCCGCCGCGCCCATTCGACGGAGCCGACGCCCGAGGGATCGCGGCTTGCGGAAGGGCTGGCGAGCGCTTTCGGCCTGATGCAGGCAAGCGTCGAGCGCGTCCGCCCAAGCCCGCTGACGCTCTCCTGCTCTTCCTCGATCATGATGGGCTGGATCATTCCGCGCATCGGCCAGTTTCACGAGCGCCACCCGCATATCGCCCTTCAGTTCAACATGAATTACGATCAGGTCGACTTCGTCCGGGACAAGATCAGCCTCGCCATCCGCTCCAGTGTCATCGATCCGCCGAAGGATGCAATCATCCGGGAGCTCGGCGGCGAGGCCATCGGTCCTGTCTGTTCACCGGAATATCTGAACCGCTCCGGCATTTCGCGTCCCGATGATATGGAACACGCAGCGATCCTCTCCACGCAGACACGACCGCAAGCCTGGAGCGACTGGCAGGCCATAGCCGGACAGACGGATCTGCGTCTGACACCACAGGCGGCCTTCGATCATTTCTATTTGCTGATCCAGGCCGCAGCATGTGGCCTCGGCATGGCGGTCGTGCCGCAGATGCTCGTGCTCGATCAGCTTGCTTCCGGGCGGCTGGTGGCACCTTTCGGTTTTCTGCCCGGGCCGCGCCGCATGGTGCTTTGGATCGCGCCGCACATTGCCGGAAGGCCGGATGCGCTGGCGCTCGAAAGATGGCTGACGGCCGAAATGCATGCAAGGCCGGACACCTGA
- a CDS encoding PAS domain-containing sensor histidine kinase yields the protein MAALISGFDWAATSLGPKSAWPPCLTAAVDIMLSAQAQIVMFWGDDFIALYNDAYAPTIGDKHPQALGRPARENWAELWNDLEPLLQSVLHDGKTVAAKDRPFYIERYGYPETVYFDISYSPVRDADGKTLGVFCIVSETTERVRSERALRESEERFRAVISQSATGIAQCELDGRFVLVNERFCEIVGYAESELLGMKMHDITYPDDLRENTRMFETMMATGESFEIEKRYIRKDGSLVWVADSVSGLRDDSGRIRRVAGVITDITERKRVQQVEQRLAAIIASSDDAILSTDLNMVITSWNTGAERLYGHSAEEAIGRSVMMLVPDDRSEEEPAILAQIRAGQKVEPYETKRRCKNGELVDVLLSVSPIYDAYGRIIGASKIAHDNSAKKEAERLQTVLVGELNHRVKNVLATVMAIARQTLGRDDVDKASVETFEARLSSMARAHDLLIHGQWEQAELTAVIAQALSPYPKDRFEISGPAIKLAPRAVVSISLALHELATNAAKYGALSVADGRVAITWSLETGRTDHLKLRWQESGGPIVKPPTRKGFGSRLIESLLAAELSGKVQVRYEPSGLICEVDAAAGIGWDQAHDKAE from the coding sequence ATGGCAGCGCTTATCTCTGGCTTCGACTGGGCAGCGACCAGCCTTGGCCCGAAATCGGCATGGCCCCCATGCCTTACCGCTGCCGTCGATATAATGCTCTCCGCGCAAGCCCAGATCGTAATGTTCTGGGGCGACGACTTTATTGCGCTTTATAATGACGCTTATGCGCCGACGATAGGCGACAAGCATCCCCAGGCCCTTGGCCGTCCCGCGCGCGAAAACTGGGCCGAGCTCTGGAACGATCTCGAACCGCTTCTGCAATCCGTTCTTCACGATGGCAAGACGGTCGCCGCCAAGGATCGGCCCTTCTATATCGAGCGCTACGGCTATCCCGAAACGGTTTACTTCGATATTTCCTATTCGCCGGTTCGCGATGCGGACGGCAAGACGCTAGGCGTCTTCTGTATCGTCAGCGAGACGACGGAACGTGTCCGGTCCGAGCGGGCGTTGCGCGAAAGCGAGGAGCGATTTCGCGCCGTCATCTCGCAATCGGCAACGGGGATCGCCCAATGCGAGCTCGATGGCCGTTTCGTTTTGGTGAACGAGCGCTTCTGCGAGATCGTCGGCTATGCCGAGAGCGAGCTTCTCGGCATGAAGATGCATGACATTACCTATCCGGACGATCTGCGGGAGAACACCCGCATGTTCGAAACGATGATGGCGACCGGCGAGAGCTTCGAGATCGAAAAACGCTATATTCGCAAGGATGGCAGCCTCGTCTGGGTCGCAGACTCGGTTTCCGGCTTGCGGGACGATTCCGGGCGCATCCGGCGGGTCGCTGGCGTCATTACGGATATCACCGAACGCAAGCGAGTCCAGCAGGTGGAACAGCGTCTCGCGGCCATTATAGCGTCGTCGGATGATGCCATCCTCAGCACCGATCTCAACATGGTGATCACCAGCTGGAACACCGGTGCCGAACGGCTTTATGGCCATTCGGCGGAAGAGGCCATCGGACGCTCGGTCATGATGCTCGTTCCGGACGATCGCAGTGAAGAGGAACCGGCGATCCTTGCGCAGATCCGCGCTGGGCAGAAGGTCGAACCCTACGAGACCAAGCGGCGCTGCAAAAATGGCGAACTTGTCGATGTGCTGCTCAGCGTTTCCCCGATCTATGACGCCTATGGCCGTATCATAGGTGCATCGAAGATCGCTCATGACAACAGTGCCAAGAAGGAGGCCGAGCGCCTGCAGACCGTGCTGGTGGGCGAGCTCAATCATCGCGTCAAGAATGTGCTCGCAACCGTGATGGCCATTGCGCGCCAAACACTCGGGCGGGACGATGTGGACAAGGCATCCGTCGAGACATTCGAGGCGCGGCTCTCCTCGATGGCGCGCGCCCACGATCTGCTGATCCACGGCCAATGGGAGCAGGCGGAGTTGACCGCCGTCATTGCCCAGGCGCTATCCCCCTATCCGAAGGACAGGTTCGAAATTTCCGGGCCGGCAATCAAACTCGCACCGAGAGCTGTCGTTTCCATATCGCTTGCGCTGCATGAGCTTGCGACGAATGCCGCCAAATACGGTGCGCTTTCGGTGGCGGATGGCCGTGTTGCGATCACGTGGTCACTGGAAACGGGCAGGACGGATCACCTCAAACTGCGCTGGCAGGAATCGGGAGGGCCAATCGTAAAGCCTCCGACCCGCAAAGGCTTCGGCTCCCGCTTGATCGAAAGCCTGCTGGCGGCGGAATTGAGCGGCAAGGTCCAAGTCCGTTACGAGCCGAGCGGCTTGATCTGCGAGGTGGATGCCGCCGCAGGGATCGGCTGGGATCAAGCTCACGACAAGGCAGAGTAA
- a CDS encoding Lrp/AsnC family transcriptional regulator: MAALDAIDRNILRLLRLDARVSNSKLASEVGLSPSACLRRIKLMEQAGVIRGYTALVDTSQAEASIAVIINITLERQTEEHLDRFEAAVRKHPEIKECFLMTGGSDYLLRVEVANPGDFERIHKDILSTMPGVLRIHSSFSIRNVLATRPKGLR, encoded by the coding sequence ATGGCCGCTCTCGATGCCATTGATCGCAATATTCTCCGCTTACTTCGCCTTGATGCCCGAGTCAGCAACTCCAAGCTGGCAAGCGAGGTGGGGCTGTCGCCATCGGCCTGCCTGCGGCGTATCAAATTGATGGAGCAGGCGGGTGTGATCCGGGGCTATACGGCGCTGGTGGACACGTCCCAGGCAGAGGCATCGATCGCCGTCATCATCAACATCACGCTCGAGCGGCAAACGGAGGAGCATCTCGATCGTTTCGAGGCGGCGGTACGCAAACATCCCGAGATCAAGGAGTGCTTTTTGATGACGGGCGGCTCCGACTATCTGCTGCGCGTCGAGGTCGCCAATCCCGGCGACTTCGAACGCATCCATAAGGATATTCTGTCGACCATGCCGGGAGTGCTGCGAATCCATTCGAGCTTCTCGATCCGCAATGTACTCGCGACGCGGCCGAAGGGGCTGCGTTGA
- the alr gene encoding alanine racemase, producing MDGGIVDSRVLKSAIDSGACGYLTIDLAALCRNYDKLFTIVAPAKTAAVVKADSYGLGASQVSKALYGRGCRHFFVAHFIEALRLRPQLPGDATIFVLNGLLPGNEATCADGGIVPVINSLDQLRQWSETARSLQRRLPAVLQFDTGMSRLGIPREDRSAVAAHLQASDDIDILFIMSHLASADEADSRQNGDQLTEMSRVAAEFPQYDVSFANSGGIFLGGDFHGVLARPGIALYGGAPTGGVANPMEAVVRLEVAVVQTRTVPEGARVGYGGVHVTKGQTRLATIAAGYADGLPRSLSDRGAVYYNGVRLPIVGRVSMDSTTIDISALPEGALSFGSVVEVLGDHQTLDDLARDAGLISYEILTSLGHRFHRQYR from the coding sequence ATGGACGGCGGCATTGTGGATTCTCGAGTGCTAAAATCAGCAATCGACAGCGGAGCATGTGGCTATCTGACGATCGATCTGGCCGCGCTATGCCGGAACTATGACAAGCTATTCACCATCGTCGCGCCGGCGAAGACGGCCGCCGTCGTCAAGGCCGATTCCTATGGGCTTGGCGCCAGCCAAGTATCGAAAGCGCTCTACGGGCGCGGGTGCCGGCATTTCTTCGTCGCCCATTTCATCGAGGCACTGCGGCTGCGCCCGCAACTCCCAGGCGATGCGACGATCTTCGTGCTGAACGGCCTATTGCCGGGCAACGAGGCTACCTGTGCCGATGGAGGCATCGTGCCTGTCATCAATTCGCTCGATCAGCTGCGGCAATGGTCGGAGACGGCACGCTCTCTTCAGCGCAGGCTGCCGGCGGTTCTGCAATTCGATACCGGCATGTCGCGGCTCGGCATACCTCGGGAAGACAGAAGCGCTGTCGCGGCACATCTGCAGGCATCCGACGACATCGATATCCTGTTCATCATGAGCCACCTCGCCTCCGCAGATGAGGCCGACAGCAGGCAAAACGGCGATCAGCTTACCGAAATGTCTCGCGTTGCGGCAGAGTTTCCGCAATACGATGTCTCGTTCGCGAATTCCGGCGGCATCTTTCTTGGCGGAGATTTCCATGGCGTACTGGCGCGGCCAGGCATCGCTCTTTATGGCGGCGCTCCGACCGGTGGCGTTGCCAACCCCATGGAGGCCGTCGTTCGGCTCGAAGTTGCCGTGGTGCAGACGCGAACCGTTCCAGAGGGCGCGCGGGTCGGCTATGGCGGCGTGCATGTGACGAAAGGCCAGACCCGGCTCGCGACGATCGCCGCTGGCTATGCCGATGGCCTTCCGCGCAGCCTCAGCGATCGCGGCGCGGTCTATTACAACGGCGTTCGCCTGCCGATCGTCGGCCGCGTCTCGATGGACAGCACGACAATCGATATCAGCGCCTTGCCCGAAGGCGCACTCTCTTTCGGCAGCGTGGTGGAAGTTCTCGGAGATCATCAGACCCTGGATGATCTCGCGCGCGACGCCGGCTTGATTTCCTATGAAATCCTGACCAGTCTCGGCCATCGCTTCCACCGTCAATATCGCTGA